Below is a genomic region from Sphingomonas phyllosphaerae.
CGGAGACGAGGAAGGCGACGGCCGCGGCCACCTCTTCCGGCTTGCCGCGCCGCTTCAGCACCATGCCGGGCCGTTCCTCTTCCAGGAAGCTGGCGATCGCCTCGTCGAACGAGGTTCCCTTCTCCTCCGCGCGCTTGCGCATCATCGCGTCGGTCATGGGCGTCGCGATGAACGCGGGAGAGACGGTGTTGACCAGCACGTTGTCGCAGCCATAGGCCTTGGACAGGCCCTTCGCGAGGCTGAGGATGCCGGCCTTGGACGCGCAATAGGCGAGTTCGTCGACATAGGGCTGCACCGCATCCTCGGACGCGAACAGCACGATCCGGCCCCAGCCCTTCTCGCGCATCGCTGGGATCGCCTCGCGGCACATCCGCACCGCCCCCATCAGGTTGATGTCGAGCGTCTCGAGCCAGCCGGCATCGTCGACGTCGAGGAAGTCGCCGGTCGCGCCCGTGACGCCGGCGGCGTTGACGTAGATGTCGGGTTCGCCCAGCTCGTCGCGGACCTGCCGCCAGATCGCATCGACCTCGTCGACTTTGGTGACGTCGCCGGTCACCGCGACGATCTCGCCCAGCCGCGACAGTTCGCCGACCGCCTCGTCCAGCGTGCCGTCGGGCTTGTCGGTGATGGCGACGCGCACGCCCGCCTCGAGCAGCAGCCGCGCGGTCTCCTTGCCCATGCCCGAATCCGCCCCGCTGATCAGCGCAATACGGCCCTTGATCCCCAGATCCATGTCTCTCTCCTTCAGCCTCGCGTCGCGAGGAAACGGTCGGCGGTGCGCAGCGACAGCGCCATGATCGTCAGCGCCGGATTGGCGGCAAGCGCGCTCGGGAACACCGAATTGTCGCAGATGAACAGGTTCTCAACATCGAAGCTGCGTCCGTCGGCATCGACCACGGCGCGGTCGCCGTCATCGCCCATCCGGCACGTGCCGATGGTATGCGCCGAACGGTCGACCGCGAAGATGTCGCGCGCGCCCGCCGCCTCCCAGATCGCGGTCATCGTTTTTCGCGCATGGACATCGATCGCGCGCTCGTTCGGCCCGTAGCTGAAGTCGATCCGCGCCTTGCGCAATCCATAGGCGTCGGTCTCGTCCGCCAGAGTCAGCCGGTTGTCGTCGGACGGCAGGCAGTCGCCGTTGATGCCGATCCCACCCAACCGATTGTAATCGTCGAGCAGGTCGACCAGCGCCTGCCCCCAGAGTCCGGCGCCGCGCGCGACATTGGCGGCGAGCGTCACCGGCATCACGCCCAGGCTCTGGATCAGATAGCCGCCGACATGGTCGGCGTCGTCAGCCCGCATCATGTCCTCGGTGATCAGCGACGAGGGATAGCCGCGGTTCATCCGCATGTCGGCGTCGAACCGGCCCCACACCTGCGTCGCGACATGCGCCATGAAGTTCCGACCCACCTGACCGCTCGAATTGGCGAGATCGAGGTTCAGCAGCAGCCGCGGCGTCTCGACCCCGCCGGCGCACAGGAACAGCGCGCGGCAGGCCAGGCGTCGACGCTCGCCGCGGCGGACATAGACGACGCCGCTCACCCGGCCGCTGCCGTCGCGTTCGATGTCGACGACGCGGCACTCCGCGCGCACCTCGGCGCCATGTGCGACCGCCAGCGGCAGCCAGCTCGTGTCGGTCGTCGCCTTGGCGGCGGTGCGGCAGCCCTGGTGGCAGGTCCCGCAGTTGATGCACGCTTGGCGCTCGCCCCAGTGCGGCTGCGCCCGGTCGCGTGAGACCAAAGCGGCGGGGGCGTCGGTGGCCGCGATGCCCAGCGCCGCGCAGCCGCGGGCCATCGCGTCGGCGGGCGCATTGCGCGCGACTGGCGGCAATTCGTAGCGCCGCCCCGCGTCCGACGGGTAACGCGCCGGGCCGGACACGCCGATGAAGCGCTCGACCGCGTCGACATAGCCGATCAATTCGTCATGCGCGATCGGCCAGTCCTCGCCCTGCCCGCTCTCGCTGCGCAGCCGCAGGTCGCGCGCGTAGGGCCGCGGACAGAAGGCGCCCCAGTGCAACGTCGAACCGCCGACGCCCATGCCCGAATTGTTGGCGCCGAAGGCGGTGGCGTCGGCGCCGCCGCTCAGCCGCTCCTCCATCCAATAGATATCGGCGGCGAGTTCGTCGGCGACATGATCGTCGGGCCGGAAGGCGCGCCCTGCCTCCAGCACCACGACCGAGACGCCCGCCTCAGCCAGCCGCGCGGCGAGCGGCGCGCCGCCGGCGCCGCTGCCGACGATGACGACGTCGGCCATGTCCGCCGCGCCGCTCATGCTCGCGCCTCCAGCCGCTGCCAGTCCTCGATCGTGTCGGCCGCGGTCAGCCGATACCCTTGCTTGTGCGGTCCGTCGCCGCCGACAGCAAAACCGTCATAGCCGATCCGGGCCATGGTGGCCGGCAGCGCCATCCACTGCCGCGCGATCTCCGCGCGCGCCTCGGCGAACCATAGTCGCATCTGGCGCGGATCGAGGTCACCGCCCTTCGTGTCGCCGGTCCCGTCGGCAATCGACCGCAGACATCGCTCGCGATCCGCCGGCGCGGCGTCGGCGAAGCCGCCGGCGAGACGGTCGAGCGTGTCGAGACCCGACGTCCAGCCCTCGGCATCGGCGGGCAGTTCGGCGCTACGCCAGCCGTCGCCGATCCCGCTCGTCAGCATCGCATCGATCCGCGCGGCGAGGTCGACCGGATCGGCGGCGCCTGGCAGCACCGTCTCGACCAGTCCGGCGAGCACCGCCCGCTGTCGCGGCGACAGTACCTTGCCCGGCGGCGGTGCGGCGTGCCGCTCGGTCAGCACCGCGCGCGTTCGGCGGCTGACCCGATCGGACGCGAGCAGTGCAACGAAGGGCGCGGGCAAAGCTCGGGCAAAGGCCGGCGTGACATGGTCCCGGATCAGGGCCGCGACCGCAGCGGGCTGTTCATAGGGCAAGAGATGCGCGGCACCGGCCACCACCTCGACGCGCGCGTCGCGATAGTGCGGCAGGTTGAGCCGCCGCTGCGCGTCCTTGCCCAGATCGCCGTCCTCGCCGCCGGCGACGATCAGCGCCGGCACCGAAAGCATCCCCGCCGACGCCTGCCAATCCTCGCGGCTGTCGCGCTCCAGCCAGCCGGTCCAAGCGCGGCGGCCGGAACGCTCCACGTCGGCGATCGCCTGCGCGCGCAGCGGTTCAGGCAGGCGCCGGGCAGTATTGGCGTCGACGAACATCGCCGCCTCGTCCGCACCGATCCGGCCATCGGCGAACCAGCCGATCATCTCGGCGCGACGCTCCTCCGCCATCGGCTCGGGCGCGGGCGGCGAGGCGGCGAGCAGCACCACCGCGGCGAGACCTGCGAAATCCAGATCGCCGTCGCGCGCGCGGGCGGCGGCGAGCGTCGCGATCTTGCCGCCCATGCTGTGGCCGATCACTGCCCAGCTCTGCGGTTGCCCGGCCGATACCTGTGCCGCGAACCAGTCGACCAGTCCCGCGACGTCGAGATCGGCATCCGCGCTGTCGCCGAAGCCGGGAAGGTCGAGCGCGACGCAGTCCCCGAGATCGCCCAGTCCGGTAATTACCTCATCCCACTCGCGCGCACTCGCGCCAAGCGCGTGTAAGAAATAGACCTGGGCCACGCGCTTACCTGTTGATGTTGATCAGTGATCCCCAACAAGTGTCGGCATGCGGATCCGTTCCGGCATATCGAGTTCGTCGTCGCGATTTCGCTGATATCGTGAACCCGGATACTGACGACACGCGGCGTGCACCGCGGATCTCTCAGCGTTGTGACGGCAGCACCAGCGGTGCTGCCGCAGAGGTTTTAGGCTACACCGGCGCCGCCCGTGACGCCGTAGACCTCGCCGTTGATGAAGCTGGCCTCTTGACTGGCGAGCAGCACGTATACCGCCGACAGCTCGACCGGCTGGCCGGGACGACCGTACTGGCTCTCCGAACCGAATTTCTCCACCGCCTCGGGAGGTTGGCCACCGGACGCCTGCAGCGCGGTCCAGAACGGACCCGGTGCGACCACGTTGGCGCGGATGCCCTTTTCCAGCAGCTGCTTGGCCAGCGCCTTGGTGTAGGCGACGATGCCAGCCTTGGTCGTGGCATAGTCGAGCAGGATCGCCGACGGCTCGTACGCCTGGATCGAGGCGGTGGTGATGACGCTCGCGCCCGCTGGCAGGTGCGGCACCGCCGCCTGCGTGATCCAGTGCATGGCGTAGAGGTTGGTCTTCATCGTCTTGTCGAAGTCGTCCGACGTTACCTTCGAGATGTCCTCGCGGTTCTGCTGTCGACCGGCGTTGATGACGAGGATGTCGAGCCCGCCCAGCGCCGCTCTGGCCTGGCTGACCAGTTCGCGGCACCATGACTCGTCGGTGATGTCGCCGGGCAGCGCGACTGCCGTTCGCCCCTCGGCTTCGATAAGTTTGACGACCTCGTCGGCGTCCGACTGTTCGGTTGCGAGGTAGGAGATCGCCACGTCAGCGCCCTCGCGCGCGTAGGCGATCGCGGCAGCGCGACCCACGCCGCTGTCACCGCCGGTGATCAGCGCCTTGCGCCCCTTGAGCTTGCCAGCGCCGACATAGCTCGTTTCGCCGTGATCGGGCTTGGGGTTCATCTCGGCGGCGAGACCGGGGACGGGCTGCGGCTGGTGCGGGAACGGCGGCCGCGGATATTGCGTGCGCGGATCCTGCATGGTCAGACGGTCGGTCATCCGACGGAGCTGATGCGAGGCTCGACCAAGCTACCGACGCTCGCCACCGATGCCGACGCGGGCGCCTTCATGCGGGCGCGGGTCGAGAGGGGATCGGACTATATCAAGGTGGTTCAGGATGATGGAGCGAGGCGGGGCGAACCAGCCGACATGCCCTCCTTCACCCCGACGCGCTTCGCCGAGGTCATTGCCGCCGCCAAGGCGACCGGCAAACTCGTCGTCGTCCACGTCCAGAAACTGGCCGTCGCGCGGATCGCGGTTGCAAACGGCGTCAACGCGCTTGAGCATGCCGTCTGCGATGAGCCTGTCGATGACGCGCTCATCGCGGCGATGAAGGCGCACGGAACCATCCAGACGGCAACGCTCGCGACCTATGCGGGCCTTGCAGGCACCGATGATGCCCGCCAACTGGCGGCAGACCCGGCGGTCGCGCCCTTCCTTTCACCCCTGCAGAAGGGGATGCTGACACTCGACTGGCAGCACCCGCGACCCGTCGATTATGCGCAGGACCTGCGCGAAGGTCGAACGGTCGTCATCCCCGACATCCGCCTCGATCCGCGCACGTCGGGCGATACTGCGCCGTTGAATCCCGTCGCGGTGCGCAGCCTCGTCAACCGGCCCGTCCGGGAGAAGGGGCGAACCGTGACCATCCTCTACGTCAACGATGGTGCGCCGCGCGATTGGACACCGGAAGAGGTCCAGTTCATCGCCGATGCCGGCAACCGGACCTGGACCGCGCTCGAACGGCGACGGGCCGAGAAGGAGGCGAAGGAGACGGCCGCATTCCTGAGCAGCGTGCTGGCTGCATCGACCGACTGCATCAAGGTGGTCGAGTTGGACGGTAGGCTGTCCTTCATGACCGATGGCGGGATGAAGGTCATGGAGATCAGCGACTTCAATGCCGTGCGTGGTTGTCTATGGCCCAACTTCCTCAAGGAGGACGGCCCGGCCTATGGCTCAGGCGCTTACCAGCGGAGTGTGTGTGGCCTCGTCGCGCGACCAAACGGGGAAAATGGTTTTGTTATAACCTTTGTCCAATGCTGGAAAAATATTTCAAAGGTGCCGAATATCGGGCCAGCCTGACCTTTGGCTGTATTGAGTCGGAAAAGCATTCATCTGTTACCCGACTGTGATGAATATTGGGCCGCACGGGCGGATAGGGCAGGAAGACTGAATTGAAGAGCAAGGTTATTCACGCGACGACGCCGGCCACGATCATGGGCATACGGGGCCGCCCGCTTGCGTGCAGGTTCGCGGCGCGCGCCAGAATAACCTCAAAAATATTGACGCCGATGTACCGCGCGACGCCTTCGTGGTGTTCAACGGCATATCGGGCTCGGGCAAGTCGTCGCTCGCGTTCGGCACCCGCCCGCGAACGAATGGTGCCGTCACGTCGCGACACATCAACGGCGCCTTATCGTTAAATTCAGAGATATGATAAGTACAGA
It encodes:
- a CDS encoding SDR family NAD(P)-dependent oxidoreductase yields the protein MDLGIKGRIALISGADSGMGKETARLLLEAGVRVAITDKPDGTLDEAVGELSRLGEIVAVTGDVTKVDEVDAIWRQVRDELGEPDIYVNAAGVTGATGDFLDVDDAGWLETLDINLMGAVRMCREAIPAMREKGWGRIVLFASEDAVQPYVDELAYCASKAGILSLAKGLSKAYGCDNVLVNTVSPAFIATPMTDAMMRKRAEEKGTSFDEAIASFLEEERPGMVLKRRGKPEEVAAAVAFLVSEHASFINGAGIRVDSGSVSTIAG
- a CDS encoding GMC family oxidoreductase, which codes for MSGAADMADVVIVGSGAGGAPLAARLAEAGVSVVVLEAGRAFRPDDHVADELAADIYWMEERLSGGADATAFGANNSGMGVGGSTLHWGAFCPRPYARDLRLRSESGQGEDWPIAHDELIGYVDAVERFIGVSGPARYPSDAGRRYELPPVARNAPADAMARGCAALGIAATDAPAALVSRDRAQPHWGERQACINCGTCHQGCRTAAKATTDTSWLPLAVAHGAEVRAECRVVDIERDGSGRVSGVVYVRRGERRRLACRALFLCAGGVETPRLLLNLDLANSSGQVGRNFMAHVATQVWGRFDADMRMNRGYPSSLITEDMMRADDADHVGGYLIQSLGVMPVTLAANVARGAGLWGQALVDLLDDYNRLGGIGINGDCLPSDDNRLTLADETDAYGLRKARIDFSYGPNERAIDVHARKTMTAIWEAAGARDIFAVDRSAHTIGTCRMGDDGDRAVVDADGRSFDVENLFICDNSVFPSALAANPALTIMALSLRTADRFLATRG
- a CDS encoding alpha/beta fold hydrolase, which produces MAQVYFLHALGASAREWDEVITGLGDLGDCVALDLPGFGDSADADLDVAGLVDWFAAQVSAGQPQSWAVIGHSMGGKIATLAAARARDGDLDFAGLAAVVLLAASPPAPEPMAEERRAEMIGWFADGRIGADEAAMFVDANTARRLPEPLRAQAIADVERSGRRAWTGWLERDSREDWQASAGMLSVPALIVAGGEDGDLGKDAQRRLNLPHYRDARVEVVAGAAHLLPYEQPAAVAALIRDHVTPAFARALPAPFVALLASDRVSRRTRAVLTERHAAPPPGKVLSPRQRAVLAGLVETVLPGAADPVDLAARIDAMLTSGIGDGWRSAELPADAEGWTSGLDTLDRLAGGFADAAPADRERCLRSIADGTGDTKGGDLDPRQMRLWFAEARAEIARQWMALPATMARIGYDGFAVGGDGPHKQGYRLTAADTIEDWQRLEARA
- a CDS encoding SDR family oxidoreductase, with the protein product MTDRLTMQDPRTQYPRPPFPHQPQPVPGLAAEMNPKPDHGETSYVGAGKLKGRKALITGGDSGVGRAAAIAYAREGADVAISYLATEQSDADEVVKLIEAEGRTAVALPGDITDESWCRELVSQARAALGGLDILVINAGRQQNREDISKVTSDDFDKTMKTNLYAMHWITQAAVPHLPAGASVITTASIQAYEPSAILLDYATTKAGIVAYTKALAKQLLEKGIRANVVAPGPFWTALQASGGQPPEAVEKFGSESQYGRPGQPVELSAVYVLLASQEASFINGEVYGVTGGAGVA
- a CDS encoding GAF domain-containing protein; its protein translation is MRGSTKLPTLATDADAGAFMRARVERGSDYIKVVQDDGARRGEPADMPSFTPTRFAEVIAAAKATGKLVVVHVQKLAVARIAVANGVNALEHAVCDEPVDDALIAAMKAHGTIQTATLATYAGLAGTDDARQLAADPAVAPFLSPLQKGMLTLDWQHPRPVDYAQDLREGRTVVIPDIRLDPRTSGDTAPLNPVAVRSLVNRPVREKGRTVTILYVNDGAPRDWTPEEVQFIADAGNRTWTALERRRAEKEAKETAAFLSSVLAASTDCIKVVELDGRLSFMTDGGMKVMEISDFNAVRGCLWPNFLKEDGPAYGSGAYQRSVCGLVARPNGENGFVITFVQCWKNISKVPNIGPA